Proteins encoded in a region of the Streptomyces sp. NBC_00310 genome:
- a CDS encoding GlsB/YeaQ/YmgE family stress response membrane protein — MGWLWAIIVGFVLGLLAKAIIPGKQHSPLWLTTIFGMLGAVVGNAIARGFGVEETSGIDWSRHIFQLIAAIAIVALGDMAYMATLGKRKQRT, encoded by the coding sequence ATGGGCTGGTTGTGGGCGATCATCGTGGGATTCGTACTCGGCCTGCTGGCCAAGGCGATCATTCCGGGCAAGCAGCACAGCCCGCTCTGGCTGACGACGATCTTCGGCATGCTGGGCGCCGTCGTCGGCAACGCGATCGCGCGCGGCTTCGGCGTCGAAGAGACCTCCGGCATCGACTGGAGCCGCCACATCTTCCAGCTGATCGCCGCGATCGCCATCGTGGCCCTGGGCGACATGGCGTACATGGCGACCCTGGGCAAGAGAAAACAGCGGACCTGA
- a CDS encoding SGM_5486 family transporter-associated protein — protein MPVLDPNPQNGQKKMLLVFGSFLAIFVVIGIIAAIASP, from the coding sequence ATGCCAGTGCTCGACCCGAACCCCCAGAACGGCCAGAAGAAGATGCTCCTGGTCTTCGGCTCGTTCCTCGCCATCTTCGTCGTCATCGGGATCATCGCGGCCATCGCGTCACCGTGA
- a CDS encoding DUF3099 domain-containing protein has protein sequence MRKQSNAEVFRITGARQGLADDVRGRQRRYIISMSVRTLAVIAAAVLWNVERHVAVVALVLGGILPYIAVVIANAGRENAPSLPSTFVHAPTRPMITPPRETDASSSAEFGAEARFAESVPEDAAADPADGRRSEPRERA, from the coding sequence ATGCGGAAGCAGAGCAACGCCGAGGTCTTCCGGATCACAGGAGCCCGGCAGGGCCTCGCCGACGACGTTCGCGGCCGGCAGCGTCGCTACATCATCTCGATGTCCGTCCGCACCCTCGCGGTGATCGCCGCCGCGGTTCTCTGGAACGTGGAACGGCACGTCGCGGTCGTCGCACTGGTGCTCGGCGGGATACTGCCCTACATCGCCGTGGTGATCGCCAACGCGGGCCGTGAGAACGCGCCCTCGCTGCCGTCCACGTTCGTCCACGCCCCGACGCGTCCGATGATCACTCCGCCCCGGGAGACGGACGCCTCCTCCTCGGCCGAATTCGGAGCCGAGGCACGCTTCGCGGAATCCGTCCCGGAAGACGCCGCGGCCGATCCCGCGGACGGTCGGCGGAGTGAACCGCGCGAGCGGGCCTGA
- a CDS encoding CynX/NimT family MFS transporter translates to MVSEETLTSTAAPDRVAPAPAQAQAEREVEARARGTRAWTTRLVIVGIVLTALNLRPAITSLGALLEEVRAGLGMSGSVAGLLTSVPPLCFALFGVMAPRLARRFGPAAVVCAGMVAITGGLSIRPYVGGTAGFLAASALALMGIAVSNVLMPVIVKRWFPDRVGSMTGLYSMALALGTSSAAAVTVPLTEALGGSWRPGLALWAVLAAAAVLPWLPLAGDRGARTAERAGAPSAPVRGEGPALRITRSRTAWALAVFFGLQATAAYITMGWMAQIFRDAGVPAGTAGLLLAVTMVMGVPLAFVIPRLATRLPHQGPIAAFLGVCGLLGYGGLYLAPAEGAWAWALLIGIANCSFPLALTMVGMRARTGAGVVKLSAFAQSAGYLISIPGPLVVGVLYQHSGGWGLPLALMAALLLPQIAAGVLAGRDRVVEDEAAR, encoded by the coding sequence ATGGTGAGCGAGGAAACCCTGACGTCGACAGCCGCACCCGATCGAGTCGCACCCGCACCCGCCCAGGCCCAGGCCGAACGCGAGGTCGAAGCCCGGGCGCGAGGCACGCGCGCGTGGACGACGCGACTGGTGATCGTGGGCATCGTCCTGACGGCCCTCAACCTCCGCCCCGCCATCACCAGCCTCGGAGCCCTCCTCGAAGAGGTGCGCGCCGGGCTCGGCATGAGCGGCAGCGTCGCCGGCCTCCTCACCTCCGTACCGCCACTCTGCTTCGCCCTCTTCGGGGTCATGGCGCCCCGGCTCGCCCGCCGCTTCGGCCCGGCCGCCGTCGTCTGCGCGGGCATGGTCGCCATCACCGGCGGCCTGTCGATCCGGCCGTACGTCGGCGGCACGGCCGGCTTCCTGGCCGCGAGCGCCCTCGCCCTGATGGGTATCGCCGTCAGCAACGTCCTGATGCCGGTCATCGTCAAGCGCTGGTTCCCCGACCGGGTCGGCTCCATGACGGGCCTCTACTCCATGGCCCTCGCCCTCGGCACCTCCTCCGCGGCGGCCGTCACCGTGCCCCTGACCGAGGCGCTGGGCGGGAGTTGGCGGCCCGGGCTGGCCCTGTGGGCGGTCCTCGCGGCGGCGGCCGTGCTGCCGTGGCTGCCGCTCGCAGGGGACCGGGGCGCGCGCACCGCGGAGCGGGCCGGGGCACCGTCGGCCCCCGTACGAGGCGAAGGGCCCGCCCTGCGGATCACCCGGAGCCGTACCGCCTGGGCCCTCGCCGTGTTCTTCGGGCTCCAGGCGACCGCCGCCTACATCACGATGGGGTGGATGGCGCAGATCTTCCGGGACGCGGGGGTCCCGGCCGGCACGGCCGGGCTGCTGCTGGCCGTCACGATGGTGATGGGCGTACCGCTGGCCTTCGTGATCCCCCGGCTCGCCACCCGGCTGCCCCACCAGGGGCCGATCGCGGCCTTCCTCGGTGTCTGCGGCCTCCTCGGCTACGGGGGCCTCTACCTCGCCCCGGCGGAGGGCGCCTGGGCATGGGCGCTGCTGATCGGCATCGCCAACTGCTCCTTCCCGCTCGCGCTCACCATGGTCGGCATGCGGGCCAGGACCGGCGCGGGCGTGGTCAAGCTGTCCGCCTTCGCGCAGAGCGCGGGCTACCTGATCTCGATCCCCGGCCCGCTCGTCGTCGGCGTCCTCTACCAGCACAGCGGCGGCTGGGGCCTGCCCCTCGCCCTCATGGCCGCCCTGCTGCTCCCGCAGATCGCCGCGGGTGTCCTGGCCGGCCGCGACCGGGTGGTGGAGGACGAGGCGGCCCGCTGA
- the fabI gene encoding enoyl-ACP reductase FabI → MSGILEGKRVLITGVLMESSIAFHTAKLAQEQGAEIILTAFPRPTLTERIARKLPKPTKVIELDVTNDEHLGRLADIVGEELGGLDGVVHSIGFAPQDALGGNFLNTPFESVATAMHVSAYSLKSLTMACLPLMQNGGSVVGLTFDAKFAWPQYDWMGPAKAALEATSRYVARDLGKQNIRCNLVSAGPLASMAAKSIPGFGELAAVWDDRSPLEWDLKDPEPAGKGVVALLSDWFPKTTGEIIHVDGGLHAIGA, encoded by the coding sequence ATGAGCGGAATCCTCGAGGGCAAGCGCGTCCTGATCACCGGTGTGCTGATGGAGTCCTCCATCGCCTTCCACACCGCCAAGCTGGCCCAGGAGCAGGGCGCCGAGATCATCCTCACGGCCTTCCCCCGGCCCACGCTGACCGAGCGCATCGCCAGGAAGCTCCCCAAGCCCACCAAGGTCATCGAGCTCGACGTCACCAACGACGAGCACCTCGGGCGCCTGGCCGACATCGTCGGCGAGGAGCTCGGCGGCCTGGACGGTGTCGTCCACTCCATCGGCTTCGCCCCGCAGGACGCCCTCGGCGGCAACTTCCTCAACACGCCGTTCGAGTCCGTCGCCACCGCGATGCACGTCTCGGCGTACTCGCTGAAGTCGCTGACCATGGCCTGCCTGCCGCTGATGCAGAACGGCGGCTCGGTCGTCGGCCTCACCTTCGACGCGAAGTTCGCCTGGCCGCAGTACGACTGGATGGGTCCGGCCAAGGCCGCCCTGGAGGCCACCAGCCGTTACGTCGCCCGCGACCTGGGCAAGCAGAACATCCGCTGCAACCTCGTCTCCGCCGGCCCCCTCGCTTCCATGGCCGCCAAGTCCATCCCGGGCTTCGGCGAGCTGGCCGCCGTGTGGGACGACCGCTCTCCCCTGGAGTGGGACCTCAAGGACCCGGAGCCGGCCGGCAAGGGCGTCGTCGCCCTGCTGAGCGACTGGTTCCCGAAGACCACCGGCGAGATCATCCACGTGGACGGCGGGCTGCACGCGATCGGGGCGTGA
- a CDS encoding FadR/GntR family transcriptional regulator: MPLSHPRRSALSEQVIAALRNQITSGEWPVGSRIPTEPELVEQLGVARNTVREAVRALAHNGLLDIRQGSGTYVVATSELAGVMHRRFADADPTHIAELRSALESSAAKLAAERRTDRDLRQLDTLLARREEAWASGDAEAFVTADATFHMAVVAASHNDVVTTVYADLGEVLRDWLRGDVGEELTPETYMDHARLVDALRAGDAETAAAEAAGYPFHCRPGRVSPPPAGG, encoded by the coding sequence ATGCCGCTGAGCCATCCCCGCCGATCGGCGCTGTCCGAGCAGGTCATCGCCGCGCTGCGGAACCAGATCACCTCGGGCGAGTGGCCGGTCGGGTCGCGGATCCCCACCGAGCCCGAGCTGGTCGAGCAGCTGGGCGTCGCCCGGAACACGGTCCGTGAGGCCGTCCGCGCGCTCGCGCACAACGGTCTGCTGGACATCCGGCAGGGTTCCGGCACCTACGTCGTGGCGACCAGCGAACTCGCCGGCGTGATGCACCGCCGCTTCGCGGACGCCGACCCGACCCATATCGCCGAACTTCGCTCCGCCCTGGAGTCGAGCGCCGCGAAGCTCGCCGCCGAGCGGCGCACCGACAGGGACCTGAGGCAGCTGGACACCCTCCTGGCGCGTCGCGAGGAGGCATGGGCGTCGGGCGACGCGGAGGCCTTCGTGACCGCCGACGCGACCTTCCACATGGCGGTCGTGGCCGCGTCCCACAACGACGTCGTGACGACCGTCTACGCGGACCTGGGCGAGGTGCTGCGGGACTGGCTGCGCGGGGACGTGGGCGAGGAGCTGACCCCGGAGACGTACATGGACCACGCCCGGCTCGTGGACGCCCTCCGCGCGGGCGACGCGGAGACCGCCGCGGCGGAGGCGGCCGGCTATCCGTTCCACTGCCGTCCCGGGCGGGTCAGCCCACCCCCCGCTGGTGGCTGA
- a CDS encoding metallopeptidase TldD-related protein: MSGRNNSARNSKAHKPHEIVERALELSRADGCVVIADEYSTANLRWAGNALTTNGVTRGRSVTVVATVDGKEGTASGVVSRSAVTAEELEPLVRAAEAAARGAGPAEDAQPLVTGVKHSPDFTEAPAETSSAVFADFAPALGESFARARAGGRELYGFANHELVSSYLGTSTGLRLRHDQPNGTLEVNAKSPDRKRSAWAGRSTRDFKDVDPGVLDAELAVRLGWAERRVPLPAGRYETLLPPTAVADLLIYQMWSASARDAAEGRTVFSKPGGTRIGERLTELPLSLRSDPNEPGLESAPFVLAHSSGGDSSVFDNGLPLKATEWIREGEIANLPTTRHSAGLTGLPVVPTIGNLILDGGEDRSLEEMVANTRHGLLLTCLWYIREVDPATLLLTGLTRDGVYLVENGEVTGEVNNFRFNESPVDLLGRATEAGRTEKTLPREWSDYFTRAAMPALRVPDFNMSSVSQGV, from the coding sequence ATGAGCGGGCGGAACAACAGCGCGCGGAACAGCAAGGCGCACAAGCCGCACGAGATCGTCGAGCGGGCCCTCGAACTCTCCCGGGCCGACGGCTGTGTGGTGATCGCCGACGAGTACTCGACGGCGAACCTGCGCTGGGCGGGCAACGCGCTGACCACGAACGGCGTCACCCGGGGCCGGTCGGTGACCGTCGTCGCCACCGTCGACGGCAAGGAGGGCACCGCCTCCGGGGTCGTGTCGCGGTCCGCCGTCACCGCCGAGGAACTGGAGCCGCTGGTGCGGGCCGCCGAGGCGGCGGCGCGCGGCGCCGGACCCGCCGAGGACGCCCAGCCGCTGGTCACGGGCGTAAAGCACTCCCCCGACTTCACGGAGGCTCCCGCCGAGACCTCCTCCGCGGTGTTCGCCGACTTCGCGCCGGCCCTCGGCGAGTCGTTCGCACGCGCGCGTGCGGGCGGCCGCGAGTTGTACGGCTTCGCCAACCACGAGCTGGTGTCGAGCTATCTCGGTACGTCCACCGGGCTGCGGCTGCGGCACGACCAGCCGAACGGCACGCTGGAGGTGAACGCCAAGTCCCCGGACCGTAAGCGCTCGGCCTGGGCGGGGCGCTCCACCCGGGACTTCAAGGACGTCGATCCGGGCGTTCTGGACGCGGAGCTGGCCGTGCGGCTGGGCTGGGCCGAGCGGCGGGTGCCGCTGCCCGCCGGGCGGTACGAGACGCTGCTGCCGCCCACGGCGGTGGCGGACCTGCTGATCTACCAGATGTGGTCGGCGTCGGCGCGGGACGCGGCCGAGGGCCGGACGGTGTTCAGCAAGCCCGGCGGCACGCGGATCGGCGAGCGGCTGACGGAGCTGCCGCTGAGCCTGCGCAGCGACCCGAACGAGCCGGGCCTGGAGTCCGCGCCCTTCGTGCTGGCCCACTCCTCCGGCGGCGACAGTTCGGTGTTCGACAACGGGCTGCCGCTGAAGGCGACCGAGTGGATCCGCGAGGGCGAGATCGCGAATCTGCCGACCACCCGGCACAGCGCGGGCCTGACCGGGCTGCCGGTGGTACCGACCATCGGCAACCTGATCCTGGACGGCGGCGAGGACCGCTCCCTGGAGGAGATGGTCGCGAACACGCGGCACGGGCTGCTGCTGACCTGCCTGTGGTACATCCGCGAGGTCGACCCCGCGACGCTGCTGCTGACCGGGCTGACCCGGGACGGCGTCTACCTCGTGGAGAACGGCGAGGTCACGGGCGAGGTCAACAACTTCCGGTTCAACGAGTCGCCGGTGGACCTCCTCGGCCGGGCCACGGAGGCCGGGCGCACGGAGAAGACGCTGCCGCGCGAGTGGAGCGACTACTTCACCCGGGCCGCGATGCCCGCGCTGCGGGTGCCGGATTTCAATATGAGTTCTGTCAGCCAGGGCGTATAA
- the fabG gene encoding 3-oxoacyl-[acyl-carrier-protein] reductase has translation MSRSVLVTGGNRGIGLAIARVFADAGDKVAITYRSGEPPAGFLAVKCDITDPEQVEQAYKEIEAEHGPVEILIANAGVTKDQLLMRMTEEDFTSVIDTNLTGTFRVVKRANRGMLRAKKGRVVLISSVVGLYGSPGQANYAASKAALVGFARSLARELGSRNITFNVVAPGFVDTDMTKVLTDEQRAGIVKQVPLGRYAQPEEIAATVRFLASDDASYITGAVIPVDGGLGMGH, from the coding sequence TTGAGCCGCTCGGTTCTCGTCACCGGAGGCAACCGGGGCATCGGCCTCGCCATCGCCCGCGTGTTCGCCGACGCCGGCGACAAGGTCGCCATCACGTACCGCTCGGGGGAGCCGCCGGCCGGCTTCCTGGCCGTCAAGTGCGACATCACCGACCCCGAGCAGGTGGAGCAGGCCTACAAGGAGATCGAGGCCGAGCACGGCCCGGTCGAGATCCTGATCGCCAACGCCGGCGTCACCAAGGACCAGCTCCTGATGCGCATGACCGAGGAGGACTTCACCTCGGTCATCGACACCAACCTCACCGGCACCTTCCGCGTCGTCAAGCGCGCCAACCGCGGCATGCTGCGCGCCAAGAAGGGCCGCGTCGTCCTCATTTCCTCGGTCGTGGGCCTCTACGGCTCGCCCGGCCAGGCCAACTACGCGGCCTCCAAGGCCGCCCTGGTCGGCTTCGCGCGTTCCCTCGCCCGTGAGCTGGGCTCGCGCAACATCACCTTCAACGTCGTCGCCCCCGGCTTCGTCGACACCGACATGACCAAGGTGCTCACCGACGAGCAGCGCGCGGGCATCGTGAAGCAGGTGCCGCTGGGCCGGTACGCGCAGCCCGAGGAGATCGCCGCGACGGTGCGGTTCCTCGCCTCGGACGACGCCTCGTACATCACTGGAGCCGTCATCCCCGTAGACGGCGGACTGGGAATGGGTCACTGA
- the serB gene encoding phosphoserine phosphatase SerB, with translation MSASQTSSDVPTLLVKIFGKDRPGITAGLFDTLAAYSVDVVDIEQVVTRGRIVLCALVTEPPAGQEGDLRATVHSWAESMKMQAEIISGLGDNRPRGLGRSHVTVLGHPLTAESTARIAARITATGGNIDRIFRLAKYPVTAVEFAVSGTEPETLRTALVTESVALGVDVAVVAAGLHRRAQRLVVMDVDSTLIQDEVIELFAAHAGCEKEVAEVTEAAMRGELDFEQSLHARVALLEGLDASVVEKVRSEVRLTPGARTLIRTLKRLGFQVGVVSGGFTQVTDDLKERLGLDFAQANTLEIVDGKLTGKVVGEIVDRAGKARLLRRFAAEAGVPLVQTVAIGDGANDLDMLNAAGLGVAFNAKPVVREAAHTAVNFPFLDTVLYLLGVTREEVEAADTHDA, from the coding sequence ATGAGCGCTTCGCAGACCTCCTCTGACGTCCCCACCCTCCTCGTCAAGATCTTCGGCAAGGACCGGCCGGGCATCACCGCCGGGCTGTTCGACACCCTCGCCGCGTACTCCGTCGACGTGGTCGACATCGAGCAGGTCGTCACCCGTGGCCGGATCGTGCTGTGCGCGCTCGTGACCGAGCCGCCCGCCGGGCAGGAGGGCGACCTGCGGGCGACCGTCCACAGCTGGGCGGAGTCGATGAAGATGCAGGCGGAGATCATCTCCGGCCTGGGCGACAACCGGCCCCGTGGCCTCGGCCGCTCGCACGTCACCGTGCTGGGACACCCGCTGACCGCCGAGTCCACCGCCCGGATCGCCGCCCGGATCACCGCGACCGGCGGCAACATCGACCGTATCTTCCGGCTCGCCAAGTACCCGGTGACGGCCGTCGAGTTCGCGGTGTCCGGTACGGAACCGGAGACGCTGCGGACCGCGCTGGTCACCGAGTCGGTGGCGTTGGGCGTGGACGTGGCCGTGGTCGCCGCGGGTCTGCACCGGCGGGCGCAGCGGCTGGTGGTCATGGACGTGGACTCCACGCTCATCCAGGACGAGGTGATCGAACTCTTCGCCGCGCACGCCGGGTGCGAGAAGGAGGTCGCCGAGGTGACGGAGGCCGCGATGCGCGGGGAGCTGGACTTCGAGCAGTCGCTGCACGCGCGGGTGGCGCTGCTGGAGGGGCTCGACGCCTCGGTGGTGGAGAAGGTGCGCAGCGAGGTGCGGCTCACGCCGGGGGCGCGCACGCTGATCCGTACGCTGAAGCGGCTGGGCTTCCAAGTCGGTGTCGTCTCGGGCGGATTCACCCAGGTCACGGACGACCTCAAGGAGCGGCTGGGCCTCGACTTCGCACAGGCCAACACGCTGGAGATCGTCGACGGCAAGCTCACCGGCAAGGTCGTCGGTGAGATCGTGGACCGCGCGGGCAAGGCGCGGCTGCTGCGCCGGTTCGCCGCCGAGGCGGGGGTCCCGCTGGTCCAGACCGTGGCCATCGGCGATGGCGCCAACGACCTCGACATGCTCAACGCGGCCGGTCTGGGCGTCGCCTTCAACGCCAAGCCGGTCGTCCGCGAGGCCGCGCACACCGCGGTGAACTTCCCCTTCCTCGACACCGTCCTGTACCTCCTCGGGGTGACCCGGGAAGAGGTCGAGGCGGCGGACACGCACGACGCGTAG
- the tyrS gene encoding tyrosine--tRNA ligase, which yields MTDIVDELKWRGLFALSTDEDALRKALADGPVTFYCGYDPTAPSLHVGHLVQVLTMRRLQQAGHRPLALVGGATGLIGDPRPTAERTLNDPETVVGWVGKLRAQIEPFLSFEGENAAVMVNNLDWTEGLSAIEFLRDIGKHFRVNKMLTKDSVARRLESDQGISYTEFSYQILQGMDFLQLYRRYGCTLQQGGSDQWGNLTAGLDLIHRLEPGVEAHALATPLMTKADGTKFGKTEGGAVWLDPEMTTPYAFYQFWLNVDDRDITRYMRILSFKSRAELEELEQQTEERPQARAAQRALAEELTTLVHGADQTAAVIAASRALFGQGELAELDEKTLAAALSELPHAKVAELAPVVDLLAEVGLVPSKSAGRRTVKEGGAYVNNVKVTAEDAVPSGEELLHGRWLVLRRGKRNLAAVEVTGA from the coding sequence GTGACGGACATCGTCGACGAGCTGAAGTGGCGGGGGCTGTTCGCCCTGTCCACCGACGAGGACGCTTTGCGCAAGGCGCTCGCGGACGGTCCCGTCACGTTCTATTGCGGTTACGACCCGACCGCGCCGTCCCTGCACGTCGGGCACCTGGTGCAGGTGCTCACCATGCGCCGGCTCCAGCAGGCCGGGCACCGGCCGCTGGCGCTGGTCGGCGGCGCGACCGGCCTGATCGGCGACCCGCGCCCGACGGCGGAGCGCACGCTGAACGACCCGGAGACGGTGGTCGGCTGGGTGGGCAAGCTGCGCGCCCAGATCGAGCCGTTCCTGTCCTTCGAGGGCGAGAACGCGGCCGTCATGGTCAACAACCTCGACTGGACCGAGGGCCTGTCCGCCATCGAGTTCCTGCGGGACATCGGCAAGCACTTCCGCGTCAACAAGATGCTGACGAAGGACTCCGTCGCCCGCCGGCTGGAGTCCGACCAGGGCATCAGCTACACCGAGTTCAGCTACCAGATCCTCCAGGGCATGGACTTCCTCCAGCTCTACCGGAGGTACGGCTGCACCCTCCAGCAGGGCGGCAGCGACCAGTGGGGCAACCTCACGGCCGGCCTGGACCTGATCCACCGGCTGGAGCCCGGCGTGGAGGCGCACGCGCTGGCCACCCCGCTGATGACCAAGGCGGACGGCACGAAGTTCGGCAAGACCGAGGGCGGCGCCGTCTGGCTCGACCCGGAGATGACGACGCCGTACGCGTTCTACCAGTTCTGGCTGAACGTGGACGACCGGGACATCACCCGGTACATGCGCATCCTCTCCTTCAAGTCCCGTGCGGAGCTTGAGGAGTTGGAGCAGCAGACGGAGGAGCGGCCGCAGGCGCGGGCGGCGCAGCGCGCGCTGGCCGAGGAACTGACGACCCTCGTACACGGGGCCGACCAGACCGCCGCCGTGATCGCCGCGTCCAGGGCGCTCTTCGGTCAGGGCGAGCTGGCGGAGCTGGACGAGAAGACGCTGGCCGCGGCGCTGTCCGAGCTGCCGCACGCGAAGGTCGCCGAGCTGGCGCCGGTCGTGGACCTCCTCGCGGAGGTCGGGCTGGTGCCGAGCAAGTCCGCGGGGCGTCGGACCGTGAAGGAGGGCGGGGCCTACGTGAACAACGTGAAGGTCACCGCGGAGGACGCGGTTCCCTCAGGGGAAGAGCTCCTCCATGGGCGGTGGCTGGTGTTGCGGCGAGGGAAGAGGAACCTGGCCGCCGTCGAGGTGACCGGGGCCTAG
- a CDS encoding SixA phosphatase family protein encodes MSVAEPRRIVLFRHAKADWPQVSDHERPLADRGRMDAAVAGRKLADSGIPLDLALCSTAVRTLETWKLAVHELPERPKTVYEERIYEASPGELIALLNETPDDAQNVVLIGHNPGIQGLADILAGSAEGDARERMNRFGFPAAAFAVLSFEGPWKSLEPGVTTLADYWAPTE; translated from the coding sequence ATGAGCGTCGCAGAACCCCGCAGGATTGTCCTCTTCCGGCATGCGAAAGCCGACTGGCCCCAGGTCTCCGACCACGAGCGGCCGCTCGCCGACCGGGGCCGCATGGACGCCGCCGTCGCCGGGCGCAAGCTGGCCGACTCCGGCATCCCCCTTGACCTTGCCCTCTGCTCCACGGCGGTCAGGACCCTTGAGACCTGGAAGCTGGCCGTCCACGAACTGCCCGAGCGGCCGAAAACGGTCTACGAGGAGCGGATCTACGAGGCCTCGCCCGGCGAGCTGATCGCTCTGCTCAACGAAACCCCGGACGACGCGCAGAACGTCGTGCTGATCGGCCACAACCCCGGAATCCAGGGCCTCGCCGACATTCTCGCCGGCAGCGCGGAGGGCGACGCCCGCGAGCGCATGAACCGCTTCGGCTTCCCGGCCGCCGCCTTCGCCGTGCTCTCCTTCGAGGGCCCCTGGAAGAGCCTGGAGCCGGGCGTGACCACGCTGGCCGACTACTGGGCGCCGACGGAGTGA
- a CDS encoding TldD/PmbA family protein — MPHSIDEAFTALPLRALADAALARARALGADHADFRFERVRSASWRLRDAKPAGSSDTTDLGYAVRVVHGGTWGFASGVDLTMDAAAKVASQAVAMAKLSAQVIKAAGSDERVELADEPVHAEKTWISSYEIDPFTVPDEEKSALLTDWSTRLLAADGVNHVDASLLTVHENKFYADTAGTVTTQQRVRLHPSLTAVSVDESSGEFDSMRTLAPPVGRGWEYLTGTGWDWDDELARIPELLAEKMRAPSVEAGVYDLVVDPSNLWLTIHESIGHATELDRALGYEAAYAGTSFATFDKLGKLRYGSELMNVSGDRTAEHGLATIGYDDEGVECQSWDLVKDGTLVGYQLDRRIARLTELGRSNGCAYADSPGHVPVQRMANVSLKPDPAGMSTEDLIGGVDRGVYVVGDRSWSIDMQRYNFQFTGQRFFKIENGRITGQLRDVAYQATTTDFWGSMAAVGGPQTYVLGGAFNCGKAQPGQVAAVSHGCPSALFKGVNILNTTQEAGR, encoded by the coding sequence GTGCCTCATTCGATCGACGAAGCCTTCACGGCACTACCGCTAAGGGCTCTGGCCGACGCCGCGCTCGCCCGCGCCCGTGCCCTCGGCGCCGACCACGCGGACTTCCGGTTCGAGCGGGTGCGCAGTGCGTCCTGGCGACTGCGGGACGCGAAGCCGGCCGGGTCGTCGGACACGACGGACCTCGGGTACGCGGTGCGGGTGGTGCACGGCGGGACCTGGGGGTTCGCGTCCGGGGTGGACCTGACGATGGACGCCGCCGCGAAGGTCGCCTCGCAGGCGGTGGCGATGGCCAAGCTGTCCGCGCAGGTCATCAAGGCCGCCGGGTCCGACGAGCGGGTGGAGCTGGCGGACGAGCCCGTACACGCCGAGAAGACCTGGATCTCCTCGTACGAGATCGATCCGTTCACCGTCCCCGACGAGGAGAAGTCCGCGCTGCTGACGGACTGGAGCACGCGGCTGCTGGCGGCCGACGGGGTCAACCATGTGGACGCCTCGCTGCTGACGGTGCACGAGAACAAGTTCTACGCGGACACCGCCGGGACCGTGACCACCCAGCAGCGCGTACGGCTGCATCCGTCGCTGACCGCCGTGTCGGTCGACGAGTCCAGCGGTGAGTTCGACTCGATGCGGACGCTGGCGCCGCCGGTCGGGCGCGGCTGGGAGTACCTGACGGGCACCGGCTGGGACTGGGACGACGAGCTGGCGCGGATCCCGGAACTGCTCGCCGAGAAGATGCGGGCGCCGAGCGTCGAGGCGGGCGTCTACGACCTGGTCGTCGACCCGTCCAACCTGTGGCTGACCATCCACGAGTCCATCGGCCACGCCACCGAGCTGGACCGCGCGCTCGGCTACGAGGCCGCCTACGCCGGTACCTCCTTCGCCACCTTCGACAAGCTCGGCAAGCTGAGGTACGGCTCCGAGCTGATGAACGTCAGCGGCGACCGCACCGCCGAGCACGGCCTGGCGACCATCGGGTACGACGACGAGGGGGTGGAGTGCCAGAGCTGGGATCTCGTCAAGGACGGGACCCTCGTCGGATACCAGCTCGACCGGCGCATCGCCCGGCTGACCGAGCTCGGGCGTTCCAACGGCTGCGCGTACGCCGACTCCCCCGGGCATGTGCCCGTGCAGCGCATGGCCAACGTGTCGCTGAAGCCGGACCCTGCCGGGATGTCGACCGAGGATCTGATCGGCGGGGTCGACCGGGGGGTCTATGTGGTCGGGGACCGGTCGTGGTCCATCGACATGCAGCGGTACAACTTCCAGTTCACCGGGCAGCGGTTCTTCAAGATCGAGAACGGGCGGATCACCGGGCAGCTGCGGGACGTCGCGTACCAGGCGACGACGACCGACTTCTGGGGCTCCATGGCGGCCGTGGGCGGGCCGCAGACATACGTCCTGGGCGGCGCCTTCAACTGCGGGAAGGCCCAGCCGGGCCAGGTCGCCGCGGTGTCGCACGGCTGCCCGTCGGCCCTCTTCAAGGGCGTCAACATTCTGAACACCACGCAGGAGGCCGGTCGATGA